The sequence TAACATCGAAGCTGTTTACTATTTTGAACAATTCTTACAAGAAGGCAAGGGCTGGAAAGAGGACAACATAGCCACTTGTTTTAATCTAGCAATTTGCTATTTACTACTTAACGAACGTACAAAAATATTACCTATCTTAATTAAGAGCTTTGAATATGACTCTCCTCGTGCAGAAATAACTTGCCAGATAGGATATTATTTCATGCAGTGTGAAGACTACAAAACCGCACGCGATTGGTTTTTACTAACTACACGTCTTGACAATAAAGATATTATGGGATTTAAATTAAATGATTACTGGTACTACATACCTCATATAGAACTTGCAGTGTGTTATTATAAGCTTGGTGATTTACATAATGCTATACATCATAATGAAATAGCTGCCAAGTATAAACCCCAATCTGATGCTGTAATTCACAATAAAAACTTCTTTGAAAAAATATCCACAAAAGATGTATAACAATTTGACAACTAATTTCATATACTGCAAGTAAATCAAAACAAAGGGGATTTACTATGGCAAAAATAAACGATGATAGATGTAATAACAATCCTAACTACCCTCACTGTATACCTTATCCATGGTGGGATGATAACCCTACTGGCATACCTGGACCTATGGGGCCTACTGGACCTATGGGACCTACTGGTGCCACAGGTGCTGCTGGATGCACCGGACCTACTGGAGCTACCGGTGCTACTGGACCTACTGGGCCTGTTCCTTCTCTAGCAATTGGCACAGTAACAACAGGGACAACTGCTGAAGTAACATTAACTGAACAAGATGGAACTTATACAATAAATTTTGTTATTCCATCTAACTAATAAAGGAGGAGACTAGATAATCTCCTCCCCTCCTTTATTATATCAACATATCATATTAATCTTTAAAAACAGTCTCATCTAACAACAAACCCTTATCGATATCCATCTTATATCCTTGATCATC comes from Clostridiales bacterium and encodes:
- a CDS encoding collagen-like protein — its product is MAKINDDRCNNNPNYPHCIPYPWWDDNPTGIPGPMGPTGPMGPTGATGAAGCTGPTGATGATGPTGPVPSLAIGTVTTGTTAEVTLTEQDGTYTINFVIPSN